The Risungbinella massiliensis sequence GATGAATTCAAAAACTTAGGTTTGGATCCATTATCCGTGAGAACCCGATTGGTTAACTAACATGAAGTGGTGGATGAAAGAAAATATCCACTAAAATGAAGTTCACTTTATTGTTTGGATACAAAAGGAGGAGAAAGAGATGGCGGATTACAGTAAAACACTCCATCTACCAAAAACAGATTTCCCTATGCGAGGAAATCTCCCGAATCGAGAACCAGAGATGCAGAACTGGTGGAAGGAAATTAATTTGTATCAACAATTGCGGGAAAATCGTTCTGGAAAACCAAAATTTATTCTGCATGATGGACCACCTTATGCCAATGGTGACATTCATATTGGACATGCGCTCAACAAAACATTAAAAGATTTCATCACTCGTTACAAATCAGCAAAAGGTTATGACGCGCCTTATGTGCCAGGTTGGGATACTCATGGTCTTCCGATTGAGCATGCGATTGTGACCAAGAAAAAGATCGATCGTAATTCGGTAAGCCCTGTTGAATTCCGTGAGCTTTGTAGTGAGTATGCTTGGTCTTTTGTGAACAAGCAGTCAGAACAATTCCAACGGATCGGGATTTTGGGAGATTGGGAAAATCCTTACGTGACCCTAAGACCTGAATATGAGGCGAGACAAGTTCGCGTATTTGGCGAAATGGTGGCAAAAGGTCATATTTATCGGGGGATGAAGACGATCTATTGGTCCCCTACTTCGGAAACTGCTTTAGCAGAAGCAGAGATCGAATATCAAGATAAACGTTCTGCTTCTATTTATGTAGCTTTCCCAGTAAAAGATGGCAAGGGAGTATTGCCGGTAGAGAACACCCATGTAGTGATCTGGACTACCACTCCATGGACTATTCCAGCTAACTTAGGGATCGCACTTAATGCAGAATTTGAATATAGTCTTGTCCGTGCAGGAGACAAACAGTATCTTCTTGCTAAAGAACTCGTTGCACAAGTGATGCAAAAAGCAGAGATCGAAGAGTACGAAGAAGTAGCAGTCTTCCGTGGACAAGATCTAGAAGGAGTAATTTGTCAACACCCTCTATATGATCGAGAAAGCCCACTTCTTTTAGGTGAGCATGTCACCCTAGATGCTGGTACAGGCTGTGTTCATACGGCTCCTGGTCATGGGGAAGATGATTTTTGGTTAGGTCAAAAATATGGTTTAGACGTACTCTGCCCAGTCGATGAAAAAGGAGTTTTAACCAAACAAGCTCCTGGTTTTGAAGGTCTGTTCTATGACAAAGCGAACAAGCCGATCACTGAAAAATTAGCCGAAAAAGGCTTACTTCTCAAAATGGAATTTATCACTCACCAATATCCACATGATTGGCGTACCAAAAAACCAGTTATCTTCCGTGCTACCGAGCAATGGTTTGCTTCGATCGATGGATTCCGCCAAGACATGCTCAAAGCAATTGAAGGAGTGAAATGGACTCCAACATGGGGCGAAGTTCGTCTGTCTAATATGATTCGTGATCGTGGAGACTGGTGTATTTCTCGACAACGTATCTGGGGTGTTCCGTTACCAATTTTCTATTGTCGTGATTGTGGAGAACCTCATATCAATGAGGAGACAGTAGATTTTATTGCCAATCTCTTTGCAGCAGAAGGGTCAAATGCTTGGTATGCCAAAGAGACCAAAGAATTGATGCCAGTTAACCAATCTTGTGGTCAATGTGGAGGAACTGATTTCCGTAAAGAGACTGATACGATGGATGTTTGGTTTGACTCTGGTAGTAGCCAAGCAGCAGTATTACAACAACGTCCAGAACTACAATGGCCAGCTGATATTTATTTAGAGGGTTCAGACCAGTATCGCGGCTGGTTTAACTCATCGCTATCCACCTCAGTTGCGACCACAGGTCAAGCACCATACAAACAAGTATTGAGTCATGGCTTTACCTTAGATGGCGAAGGACGTAAAATGTCCAAGTCACTTGGTAATGTAGTGGTACCAGAGAAAGTGATGAAACAATATGGTGCAGATATCTTGCGTCTGTGGGTATCTTCTGTCGATTATCAAGCGGATATGCGTCTATCTGATAATATTCTTAAGCAGATTGCAGAGGCGTACCGCAAAATGCGTAATACGTTCCGTTTCTTGTTAGGGAACTTGGAAGGATTTGACCCAGAAACACATCGTGTGGAGACAAACCAATTGACTGATCTAGATCGTTTTGCTGCGATTCAGCTACAACGTCTGGTTCAAAAAGTGACCAAAGCATATGATCACTATGAGTTCAACCAAGTCTATCATTTGCTCCATACTTATTGTACGGTTTTCTTAAGCCAGTTCTATCTGGATGTATTAAAAGACCGTCTATATGTAGAGGCAAGTCATTCACATGTTCGCCGATCCGCCCAAACAGTGCTCTATGATACCTTGGTTGCCCTTGTCAAAATGGTAGGTCCGATCATGCCACATACGGCAGAAGAAGTTTGGAAGCATACTCCAGGAGTTGCAGAGATGAGCGTCCATATGGCATTGTTCCCAGAGGTAGAGGAAAGTGTTCTCGATGATAAACTGGAACAAACTTGGAATGAGCTGTTAGAAGTACGCGATGTCGTGCTAAAATCGCTAGAAGAGGCTCGTGCTAGCAAACTGATTGGGAACTCACTCGGTGCGAAGCTCATGTTAACTCCAAATGAGAAGACAGCAGCATTACTTCAGCAAGTGGATTCATTGGAACAATTCTTTATCGTTTCGCAAGTGGAGGTCCAAGCTGCTTCCAGCGATGTTTCCGCAGAGCAAAAATTACTGGTAGAAGTCTCACCAGCTGAAGGGGAAAAATGCGAACGTTGCTGGAATATCCTTCCGACAGTTGGGGAAAGCGACAAGCATCCAACCCTTTGCAACCGTTGCGTAGAGGTAGTGGAGAAAGATTATCCAGAGTTTGAAGTAGTTGAACAAGATTAAATAATGAGAGGCAGCCTGATGAGATGGCTGCCTCTTTTTTATGTTACTTACAAATCTGTTATATAATAATCCCCTTATGATCGGGGAAATGGGAGCGATAAGATGGATAAAGTTCCGATAATGTTTTGGTATGAGTTGTAGGAAAGATTATTTTTTGCGTTTGCCAGATATCAAGTTTTTTGGATTGGTATATCGAGATAAGGATACCCAGAAAAGGTACATTTCCCAGTATGCTTCTGAAGAATGATCATGCTCGATAAAGTCAAACGATATCTTCTTATACATGTTTTGTAGATCGAGTGGTATTTCTTCTTCTTGTGGATTACGAAGAAAAATTCGAATTGATTCGTAAACGGAGCTATCTGAATTATAACGCTCGCTAATATACTAAGTAGTTAATAGCCAAACATGTGAAAAGATCCGGATAAGTTTTCAAGAGACTTTGCGGATCTTTTCACGAATTTATCTTGTAGTGTTTTTTACCATCCGTCTTACATTAAGTCAGCGTCTGGTGTAGTGATAGAATTCGGTTTAAACGTATTGCAGTCTGTTTCATGAGAATCTCTAGCTCTACTTCCGCGATGGCTTACCACAAAGATTTCATCAGCTTGGCAAAGGTTTCCTTTACCCCAATAAGTGCAGTTGTTGACTTCACAAAGTACTCGTCTTGGCATGCAAAATTCCCCCTTTCGTTTTGCTTATGGTGCTCAAGAAATAAGTTCTACAGTCAATTGTTTGCATAACTTTTTCTTCCAATAGAAAACTCAATAAGCAGAAGCGAAACAGGAAAAGATAACAAGAGCATGAAAACGGGAGGAAAAATAATGGAACCAACGCAACTAGGCAAGCTACGTGAAAAACTGATTCAAGAAAAAGAAAATGTATTGAACCATGAAACTCAAAATGAAAATTATGGTCTTGATAATTCGATGAGAGACTCCATTGGAGAGCTGTCTACTAATGACAATCATCCAGCTGATATCGGTTCGGAGCTTTTTGAACGAGGAAAGGATTTGGCGCTTCAAGATGCGGAAGAACATCATTTACATGATGTGGTAAACGCGTTGGAGAGAATGAATGAGGGAACTTATGGTGTGTGTGTCGTATGTAAGAATGAGATTCCATACGAACGCCTAGAAGCAGTCCCCTGGACACGCTATTGTAAAGAGCACACACCAGAGCAACATTCCTCCGAACGTCGTCCAGTTGAAGAAGCAGCATTGCGTAGCTATACTCATAGCTTTCGAAACGATAATGATTATATCGGTTATGATGGGGAAGATGCATGGCAAGAGGTAGAACGTTATGGAACCTCCAATCCTCCAGATTTTTTCCGTGAGGGGGAAGACTACAACGAGCTTTGGATCAACAGTGATGAGCAGGATAGCTATGTTGATCTGACTGAAGGATTTGCCATTGTCGATATTTCTGGAAGACCAGAAGTGTATCCAGAGATAGCCCATAACGAGGCTTATCGTAAAAAGGCATTAGAGGAATACGAAGGGTCCACTGGTGATGATTTAGAGGGATAAAATAAAGGAGATACCGTCCGATTGGATGGTATCTCTTTGCTGGTGGTTACTGTTGTGTTTGGTTTTGAGATTTGATATTGATTTTTTGGCATTTAATACAATATGTGTTGGCTAAAACGAAGAGGAATAACAATATTGTGAATGTGCCCACTTGTGCTGGAATATTTGTTGCTTCGATCGGTAGAAAAACCAATACAAGATTTGTAAAGACATATGATGCAAATAAAATTACTAAAAGTAGGCTATGTAACAAGAGGGATAATCCTTTTATTACTCGTTTTGCTGTAACTTGTGTGATGATAGTTGATCCCATAGTGAGAAGAAGTATGACCCAAAAGCAATGTTCGTAAAATGAGACATCTTCTGGATTTAATCCCGGAAGGAATATGTCCCTTTTTTGCTTAAGATACTCCTCTGCTATGACTGCTCCTGCTAATACTACTCCTAAAATTCCTACTACTTTTGACTTCATTTTAACTACCTCCTAAGATTTAATAAATAATCATAGGAGGTAAGCCAACAATTGCTAGATATTTACCAGCAAATCTGTTTAGATGGCCTACCTCCTATGAGATCAACACACTAGTTCTTAGTAAGCTGATCTCATAGGAGGTAAAACCAACAAACAAATACATCATACCATGAATTGCAACTGACTTCGTAATCAATTATGACATTTATTAAAATTGGAAATAAGATCTCCGCTTTTAGTCCTTTCCTTGCCCCAACGCAACCCCAATGCTAAAATCAGTAAAGACTAATAGCGCGGGAGGAAGACCGAGTGTATTATATTTTATTGGTTCTAGCGATTATTGGGATAGACCAGTATTCCAAGCATTTAGTAGTGACAAAAATGTCCCTTTATGAATCAATCCCTGTGATACAGGACTTTTTTTATCTCACTTCTCATCGTAATCGAGGAGCAGCATTTGGAATTTTACCAAATCAACAGTGGCTATTTATTACCGTTACGATCGGAGTAGTATTATTTTTGATTTACTATATGAGAGCAAATTACCGTCAGGAGCCGGGAGCGGTTTGGGCTTTTTCTCTAATCTTGGGTGGGGCGATTGGGAATTTAATAGATCGTATTCGAACAGGAGAAGTAGTAGATTTCTTCCATTTTATTTTTGGTGACTTTTCCTTTGCCATTTTCAATGTGGCAGATGCAGCTATCTCTGTAGGAGTAGCATTCTTGATTTTGCTTACATTATTTAGTAAAGAAAGAAACGAGAGTGTAAACCCAGCAATACAATCGGAGGAATCTTGATGGAATCGGTAGAACAACTTACATTTGGAATAGAAGAAAATCAAGCAGGTGAGCGTCTTGACAAGGCGGTCACTTCTTTTGATGAAGAATGGTCTCGAGTGCGAGTGCAAGAGTGGATAGCGGAGGGACGAGTCACGGTAGACGGCATAGTCAAAAAGGCTAACTATCGACTGCGTGGTGGAGAGCAAATTATTGTTCAGATTCCACCAATTGAAGAATTGAACATGACGCCTGAACCGATGAATCTTGATATTGCCTATGAAGATGAAGAAGTGATCGTGGTGAACAAACCACGGGGGATGGTGGTTCATCCTGGTCCAGGCAATACAGAGAATACACTAGTTCATGGTTTGTTGCATCACTGTAGAGGACAGTTGTCTGGTATTGGCGGCGTAGCCCGACCTGGTATCGTGCATCGAATTGATAAAGATACATCCGGGCTTTTGATGGTGGCCAAGACGGATCGGGCACACCAGTCGCTAGTTCAGCAGTTAAAAGATCATTCCGTCACCAGACGTTATATTGCTGTAGTCAATGGGATTATCCCACATGAGAAGGGGACAATTGATGCTCCAATTGGTCGTGATCCGAAAAATAGACAGCGGATGGCTGTAGTGGAACGAAACGGGAAAGAGGCAATTACTCACTTTTTAATTCAGGAACGTTTTCAACAGCACACATTGATCGAATGTCAATTGGAGACAGGAAGAACACACCAGATTCGAGTGCACATGAAATATATTGGACATCCATTGTTAGGGGATCCGGTTTATTCTTCTTCGCACAAGAAAAGCGGTTTCTCAATCAAAGGACAAGCTCTACACGCAGCAATAATTGGGTTTGACCATCCTGTGTCAGGTAAGAGAATAATGTTGGAAGCACCCATTCCGGAGGATATGGAGAAAGTGATACGTGGGATCCGAGCTAGCCAATAATTTGGCTAGCTTTTATTTATCTATTATAGCGGAGAATACTCCCACTTCTAAGCATAGCGAAAGTGGGAGATGAATCTGCGTCGGACGAGGAAGGGTTTCTATCCTCCCGCAAGTCCGACCTATTTTGGTGTTTTTCCCTTCATGAATTTCTTGACCTCCCGTCATTGACATTATTCTGAAGAGTTGTAAAATATTTTCTACTGCTTATAGGGAGGTGAATTCCAATGCATAAGGCCTTTCAGTTTCGGATCTACCCTA is a genomic window containing:
- the ileS gene encoding isoleucine--tRNA ligase, giving the protein MADYSKTLHLPKTDFPMRGNLPNREPEMQNWWKEINLYQQLRENRSGKPKFILHDGPPYANGDIHIGHALNKTLKDFITRYKSAKGYDAPYVPGWDTHGLPIEHAIVTKKKIDRNSVSPVEFRELCSEYAWSFVNKQSEQFQRIGILGDWENPYVTLRPEYEARQVRVFGEMVAKGHIYRGMKTIYWSPTSETALAEAEIEYQDKRSASIYVAFPVKDGKGVLPVENTHVVIWTTTPWTIPANLGIALNAEFEYSLVRAGDKQYLLAKELVAQVMQKAEIEEYEEVAVFRGQDLEGVICQHPLYDRESPLLLGEHVTLDAGTGCVHTAPGHGEDDFWLGQKYGLDVLCPVDEKGVLTKQAPGFEGLFYDKANKPITEKLAEKGLLLKMEFITHQYPHDWRTKKPVIFRATEQWFASIDGFRQDMLKAIEGVKWTPTWGEVRLSNMIRDRGDWCISRQRIWGVPLPIFYCRDCGEPHINEETVDFIANLFAAEGSNAWYAKETKELMPVNQSCGQCGGTDFRKETDTMDVWFDSGSSQAAVLQQRPELQWPADIYLEGSDQYRGWFNSSLSTSVATTGQAPYKQVLSHGFTLDGEGRKMSKSLGNVVVPEKVMKQYGADILRLWVSSVDYQADMRLSDNILKQIAEAYRKMRNTFRFLLGNLEGFDPETHRVETNQLTDLDRFAAIQLQRLVQKVTKAYDHYEFNQVYHLLHTYCTVFLSQFYLDVLKDRLYVEASHSHVRRSAQTVLYDTLVALVKMVGPIMPHTAEEVWKHTPGVAEMSVHMALFPEVEESVLDDKLEQTWNELLEVRDVVLKSLEEARASKLIGNSLGAKLMLTPNEKTAALLQQVDSLEQFFIVSQVEVQAASSDVSAEQKLLVEVSPAEGEKCERCWNILPTVGESDKHPTLCNRCVEVVEKDYPEFEVVEQD
- a CDS encoding DUF1540 domain-containing protein: MPRRVLCEVNNCTYWGKGNLCQADEIFVVSHRGSRARDSHETDCNTFKPNSITTPDADLM
- the lspA gene encoding signal peptidase II yields the protein MYYILLVLAIIGIDQYSKHLVVTKMSLYESIPVIQDFFYLTSHRNRGAAFGILPNQQWLFITVTIGVVLFLIYYMRANYRQEPGAVWAFSLILGGAIGNLIDRIRTGEVVDFFHFIFGDFSFAIFNVADAAISVGVAFLILLTLFSKERNESVNPAIQSEES
- a CDS encoding RluA family pseudouridine synthase, which translates into the protein MESVEQLTFGIEENQAGERLDKAVTSFDEEWSRVRVQEWIAEGRVTVDGIVKKANYRLRGGEQIIVQIPPIEELNMTPEPMNLDIAYEDEEVIVVNKPRGMVVHPGPGNTENTLVHGLLHHCRGQLSGIGGVARPGIVHRIDKDTSGLLMVAKTDRAHQSLVQQLKDHSVTRRYIAVVNGIIPHEKGTIDAPIGRDPKNRQRMAVVERNGKEAITHFLIQERFQQHTLIECQLETGRTHQIRVHMKYIGHPLLGDPVYSSSHKKSGFSIKGQALHAAIIGFDHPVSGKRIMLEAPIPEDMEKVIRGIRASQ
- a CDS encoding TraR/DksA C4-type zinc finger protein is translated as MEPTQLGKLREKLIQEKENVLNHETQNENYGLDNSMRDSIGELSTNDNHPADIGSELFERGKDLALQDAEEHHLHDVVNALERMNEGTYGVCVVCKNEIPYERLEAVPWTRYCKEHTPEQHSSERRPVEEAALRSYTHSFRNDNDYIGYDGEDAWQEVERYGTSNPPDFFREGEDYNELWINSDEQDSYVDLTEGFAIVDISGRPEVYPEIAHNEAYRKKALEEYEGSTGDDLEG